A genome region from Arthrobacter sp. SLBN-100 includes the following:
- a CDS encoding recombinase family protein gives MSRNLLDPQFDRALDALMEDDTLVITTLDRLGRSIQNMLAFADELRSRGAGLRVLNLGGGDVDTATPMGSMLFTIMAALAQMEHEIKRERVTDSIIKRREAGKDLGGRPRRVTDSQIRSAVRLVKGGEPAAQVARDLGMSRATFYRRSRALAD, from the coding sequence TCTCGACCCCCAGTTCGATCGAGCACTCGACGCACTCATGGAGGATGACACCCTCGTCATCACGACTTTGGACCGGCTCGGGCGATCCATTCAGAACATGCTTGCCTTCGCCGACGAACTCCGCAGCAGGGGCGCCGGCCTGCGCGTCCTGAACTTGGGCGGAGGCGACGTCGACACAGCAACACCGATGGGCTCTATGTTGTTCACGATCATGGCCGCCCTCGCGCAGATGGAACACGAGATCAAGCGCGAACGCGTCACTGATTCCATAATCAAGCGAAGAGAAGCTGGCAAGGACCTTGGCGGCCGACCCCGCCGGGTCACGGATAGTCAGATCAGAAGTGCTGTTCGCCTGGTCAAAGGTGGCGAGCCCGCTGCGCAGGTTGCCCGGGATCTCGGTATGTCCCGAGCGACGTTCTACAGGCGGTCACGAGCGCTTGCCGACTAG
- a CDS encoding ANTAR domain-containing protein gives MTVHVQGTSRRVLKADGGRQGSAAGVPDEPWFEPSGFLLDLVTDADTEAASLRRLAEAAAVVLTQAVGVQIDCAVMLAAAQAAPVRAANNGRAAGLGYLEQDLDGGPMKQAAAAESPIVVEAAETTLRWQAYRRRFLDAGYGEVVAVPLRLDPGTTAALAFFAPPEVRFDPGTISQATWFARVASQSLKLALEVQSVRSAGDNLKALLEGRTSIDVACGVIMGRNRCSYPDAFGLLAGASTQRNKQVREVAEGFLKNLPKASAGMRFEF, from the coding sequence ATGACAGTCCATGTGCAGGGCACCAGCAGAAGGGTGCTGAAGGCCGACGGCGGAAGGCAGGGGTCGGCGGCGGGCGTGCCCGACGAGCCGTGGTTTGAGCCCTCCGGGTTCCTGCTGGACCTGGTCACGGACGCAGACACGGAGGCAGCCTCCCTGAGGCGACTGGCAGAAGCAGCAGCTGTAGTCCTCACCCAGGCAGTCGGGGTCCAGATTGACTGTGCCGTCATGCTGGCCGCGGCCCAGGCGGCTCCCGTTCGGGCGGCCAACAATGGACGGGCCGCGGGCCTGGGCTACCTGGAACAGGATCTCGATGGCGGCCCGATGAAGCAGGCCGCGGCGGCGGAGAGTCCCATCGTGGTGGAGGCCGCCGAAACAACGCTGCGATGGCAGGCCTACCGGCGCCGGTTCCTCGATGCGGGCTACGGCGAGGTGGTTGCCGTTCCCCTGCGGCTTGACCCCGGAACCACTGCAGCCCTGGCATTCTTTGCACCGCCGGAGGTCCGGTTCGATCCCGGCACGATCAGCCAGGCAACGTGGTTTGCCCGGGTTGCGTCGCAGAGCCTGAAACTGGCACTCGAGGTCCAAAGCGTCCGGTCCGCGGGGGACAACCTGAAGGCGCTGCTGGAAGGCCGGACGTCCATCGACGTGGCCTGCGGTGTGATCATGGGCCGCAACCGCTGCTCCTATCCGGACGCTTTCGGCCTCCTGGCCGGCGCGTCGACCCAACGCAACAAGCAGGTCCGCGAGGTGGCCGAGGGATTCCTGAAGAACCTGCCAAAAGCCTCCGCCGGGATGCGCTTCGAGTTCTGA
- a CDS encoding acyltransferase family protein: MGRPEVPASGLISGRKHALDGLRTVAVAFVFLFHAATGLVPGGSIGVDVFFTLSGFVITLLIMKEYLATGGLRLGIFYAKRLARLWPALLALCGAIVTVGVVFPASTWAGQEGFILPAAGYVMNLAHFGAFGGSITGETLGPTWTLAVEEQFYLVWPLLLLVLLRFWTVRTVAWTTAGLAAAFLLERFLLVWAGAPLNRLYNGPDTRADELLIGCTLALVLTVIRPGSRFHASLVGAARWAGPPAALVLLAAVFVLQEPNTPGLWFSAFWTAGPTVLALLAALAIGWLVLSPAGFTARILSHPWLAGPGRDLSYALYLWHLPVYLLLMPLVPSLWLRVPLAAALTVLLAYASFRMVETPVRRWAHKRLDAAVVRSAPGPASEREPELASAGRAA; encoded by the coding sequence TTGGGACGCCCGGAAGTGCCCGCCTCCGGGCTTATTTCCGGGCGGAAGCACGCCCTGGACGGGCTTCGGACTGTTGCGGTAGCGTTCGTTTTTCTCTTTCACGCCGCCACCGGACTGGTCCCCGGAGGATCCATCGGGGTGGACGTCTTCTTCACGCTCAGCGGTTTTGTGATCACCCTCCTGATCATGAAGGAGTACCTCGCCACCGGCGGGCTGCGCCTGGGTATCTTCTACGCCAAGCGGCTGGCCCGGCTGTGGCCCGCGCTGCTGGCCCTCTGCGGAGCGATCGTCACCGTAGGCGTGGTGTTTCCGGCGTCGACGTGGGCAGGCCAGGAAGGCTTCATCCTGCCGGCCGCCGGGTACGTGATGAACCTGGCGCATTTCGGCGCCTTCGGTGGCTCCATTACCGGTGAAACGCTGGGCCCCACCTGGACGCTCGCCGTCGAGGAGCAGTTCTACCTGGTGTGGCCGCTGCTCCTCCTGGTCCTGCTGCGCTTCTGGACGGTCCGGACGGTCGCCTGGACCACGGCCGGCCTGGCTGCGGCTTTCCTGCTGGAACGCTTCCTGCTGGTGTGGGCCGGGGCGCCGCTGAACCGCTTGTACAACGGGCCCGATACCCGGGCTGATGAACTGCTGATCGGCTGCACCCTGGCGCTCGTCCTCACCGTTATCCGCCCGGGCTCCCGGTTCCACGCTTCCCTGGTCGGTGCCGCGCGGTGGGCCGGTCCGCCGGCAGCCCTGGTCCTGCTGGCGGCCGTGTTCGTGCTGCAGGAGCCGAATACTCCCGGCCTGTGGTTCAGCGCCTTCTGGACAGCCGGGCCCACCGTGCTGGCGCTGCTGGCGGCACTGGCCATCGGATGGCTGGTCCTTTCCCCGGCCGGCTTTACTGCAAGGATCCTGAGCCATCCCTGGCTCGCCGGCCCCGGCCGCGACCTGTCCTACGCCCTCTACCTCTGGCACCTGCCCGTCTATCTGCTGCTGATGCCGCTCGTCCCGTCACTGTGGCTCCGCGTGCCGCTGGCGGCAGCCCTGACCGTCCTGCTCGCCTACGCGTCGTTCCGCATGGTGGAGACGCCCGTCCGCCGCTGGGCCCACAAAAGGCTCGACGCCGCTGTCGTCCGTTCCGCTCCTGGGCCCGCCAGCGAACGGGAGCCGGAACTCGCATCCGCGGGACGGGCGGCGTAG
- a CDS encoding SDR family oxidoreductase: MRIAVAGGTGTVGHHVVAIARERGHDVVGISRSEGVDLVNGRGLYQALQGVDTVIDVSGIRTASTKKAVDFFTNATQNLLAAEKQAGVKHHIALSIVGIDNANSGLYAGKLVQEDEVRHGGIPWTLLRSTQFHEFVPMTVKAASAGPAVFVPKMFTQPIAAKEVAMALVAAAETGPQGRVPDLGGPRTEQLKDLVKAYLAKTRQKKRVVPLHVPGPMGKAMRKGGLIPAAGAAVGRQTFLEWLEAGGAA, from the coding sequence ATGAGGATTGCCGTTGCAGGGGGAACCGGTACAGTCGGCCACCACGTCGTCGCTATTGCCAGGGAGCGCGGGCACGATGTGGTGGGCATCAGCCGCTCGGAAGGTGTGGACCTGGTCAACGGCCGCGGCCTGTACCAGGCGCTCCAGGGCGTCGACACAGTCATCGACGTCTCGGGCATCCGGACCGCTTCCACCAAGAAAGCCGTGGACTTTTTCACCAACGCCACCCAGAACCTCCTGGCGGCGGAGAAGCAGGCGGGCGTGAAGCACCACATTGCGCTGTCCATCGTTGGCATCGACAACGCCAACTCAGGACTGTACGCCGGGAAGCTGGTGCAGGAGGACGAAGTCAGGCACGGCGGCATCCCCTGGACCCTCCTCCGGTCCACCCAGTTCCACGAGTTCGTGCCGATGACTGTCAAAGCCGCTTCCGCAGGCCCCGCGGTGTTCGTGCCCAAAATGTTCACCCAGCCCATCGCGGCGAAGGAGGTGGCCATGGCCCTGGTGGCTGCCGCCGAAACCGGGCCGCAAGGAAGGGTCCCGGACCTGGGCGGGCCCAGGACGGAACAGCTGAAAGACCTGGTCAAGGCCTACCTCGCCAAAACCAGGCAAAAGAAGCGGGTGGTCCCGCTCCATGTCCCCGGCCCCATGGGCAAAGCGATGCGCAAAGGTGGGCTCATCCCGGCGGCGGGTGCCGCCGTCGGACGCCAGACGTTCCTGGAGTGGCTGGAAGCCGGCGGCGCCGCCTAG
- a CDS encoding metallophosphoesterase codes for MAAATAMLACLTLAGCESQDGRSVHFTAAGDMGLGRGAKSVLDVVARLKPDFSLALGDLSYRAGAEEEFCAMVTEKLGTDFPYQLATGNHESNGKDGNITNFVQCLPNRLPGLQGEYGKQWYVDVPREKPLVRLIVVSPGIPFPEGVLDYSADSERGRWTESAIDGAHNSNIPWTVVAMHTPCLSLGHYGCVAGEPFTNLLLSQKADLVLTGHEHVYQRTHQLALGKDCPEVVADVVSEACMADRDDSMKKGAGTVFATAGTGGVRLTKINTDDPELPYFASWLGANEDNARGTLDITVTSRRMDVKFIPNRGSFSDAFSIEK; via the coding sequence GTGGCAGCTGCAACGGCCATGCTCGCCTGCCTCACGCTGGCGGGCTGCGAGTCGCAGGACGGCAGATCCGTCCACTTCACTGCTGCCGGCGACATGGGCCTGGGCAGGGGAGCCAAATCTGTGCTGGACGTGGTGGCACGGCTGAAACCCGACTTTAGTCTTGCGCTCGGAGATCTTTCCTACCGGGCCGGGGCCGAGGAGGAGTTCTGCGCGATGGTTACGGAAAAGCTTGGAACAGACTTCCCCTACCAGCTGGCGACCGGCAATCACGAGAGCAATGGCAAAGACGGGAATATCACCAATTTTGTGCAGTGCCTTCCCAACAGGCTCCCCGGCCTTCAGGGTGAATATGGCAAGCAGTGGTACGTGGACGTCCCCCGGGAGAAGCCACTGGTGCGGCTCATCGTTGTTTCACCCGGCATTCCATTTCCCGAAGGAGTCCTCGATTACTCGGCGGACAGCGAACGCGGGCGGTGGACGGAGTCCGCTATCGATGGCGCCCACAACAGTAATATCCCCTGGACGGTGGTGGCCATGCACACCCCATGTTTGAGCCTGGGGCATTACGGCTGCGTTGCCGGCGAACCGTTCACCAATCTCCTGCTCAGTCAAAAGGCCGACCTGGTCCTGACCGGCCATGAACACGTCTATCAGCGGACGCACCAGCTGGCTCTGGGCAAAGACTGCCCGGAAGTGGTGGCAGACGTAGTTTCAGAAGCGTGTATGGCGGATAGGGACGACTCCATGAAGAAGGGCGCGGGCACCGTTTTCGCCACCGCCGGCACTGGCGGCGTGAGACTCACCAAGATCAACACCGACGACCCCGAGCTTCCCTACTTCGCGAGCTGGCTGGGAGCCAACGAGGACAATGCGCGGGGTACGTTGGATATCACCGTTACCAGCCGGCGCATGGACGTAAAGTTCATCCCCAACAGAGGCAGCTTCAGTGACGCGTTCAGCATCGAAAAATAG